A genomic region of Phragmites australis chromosome 2, lpPhrAust1.1, whole genome shotgun sequence contains the following coding sequences:
- the LOC133910061 gene encoding transcription factor MYB36-like, which translates to MGRSPCCDKTRVKRGPWSQEEDTILRTFVERFGNAGNWIALPQKAGLKRCGKSCRLRWLNYLRPELRHGGFTDEEDNLILSLYGEIGSKWSVIASRLPGRTDNDVKNYWNTKLKKRYLATITGKGTPPPPTPPPSSDDSVAAADDSQSQDDEPPPSTPPALANLDTTLVDTAVDDDELLLKSEQLYTELMDLIEQPSPTTAGPSTAEAWASSSSGTSPTVSSSGSCSMWTMNVHDTTLLSESSTSTSSSLFEYTYGGDDAFGAALPAAYSFQDLLAASYNEVTAVTHEFLYY; encoded by the exons ATGGGACGGTCCCCGTGCTGCGACAAAACGAGGGTAAAGCGGGGGCCGTGGTCGCAGGAGGAGGATACCATCCTCAGGACCTTCGTCGAGAGGTTCGGCAATGCCGGCAACTGGATCGCCCTGCCTCAGAAAGCAG GGCTGAAACGATGCGGTAAGAGCTGCCGCCTGCGCTGGCTCAACTACCTCCGCCCGGAGCTCCGGCACGGCGGCTTCACCGACGAGGAAGACAACCTCATCCTGTCCCTCTACGGCGAAATAGGAAGCAA GTGGTCGGTAATCGCATCGAGGCTCCCCGGGCGGACGGACAACGACGTCAAGAACTACTGGAAcaccaagctcaagaagaggtaCTTGGCGACCATCACAGGAAAAGGGACACCACCGCCACCAACTCCTCCTCCTAGCAGCGATGAcagcgtcgccgccgccgacgatAGCCAGTCCCAAGACGATGAACCCCCTCCGTCGACTCCTCCTGCACTCGCCAATCTCGATACAACCCTTGTTGACACAGCggtcgacgacgacgagctTCTCCTCAAGTCAGAGCAGCTGTACACCGAGCTCATGGACCTCATCGAGCAGCCGTCGCCGACCACTGCTGGACCGTCGACCGCGGAGGCGTGGGCGTCATCGTCGTCGGGAACAAGTCCGACGGTCAGCAGCTCAGGTAGCTGCAGCATGTGGACCATGAATGTGCATGACACAACACTGTTGTCCGAGtccagcacgagcacgagcagcAGCTTGTTCGAATACACTTATGGTGGCGATGACGCGTTCGGTGCGGCTCTGCCCGCGGCGTACTCCTTCCAAGACTTGCTTGCCGCGTCTTACAACGAGGTTACAGCGGTGACGCACGAGTTCCTGTACTACTAG
- the LOC133908627 gene encoding uncharacterized protein LOC133908627: protein MRREGRQHGWVYAVDRSLVDAEGKRRAAVHVEGAATANGGFVRAPRKPTNHSKPAVGRAYRELIGSGKAGAAAGKGRHKFKHDEVKMHYLELEGAAAAAAAAADALMDWYD from the coding sequence ATGCGTCGCGAGGGCCGGCAGCACGGGTGGGTGTACGCCGTCGACCGCAGCCTGGTCGACGCGGAGGGCAAGCGCCGCGCAGCGGTGCACGTCgagggcgcggcgacggccaACGGCGGGTTCGTCAGGGCGCCGCGGAAGCCCACCAACCACTCCAAGCCCGCCGTCGGCCGCGCGTACAGGGAGCTGATCGGCAGCGGCAAGGCCGGGGCAGCGGCGGGCAAGGGGAGGCACAAGTTCAAGCACGACGAGGTCAAGATGCACTACCTCGAACTTgagggagccgccgccgccgccgccgccgccgccgatgcgcTGATGGACTGGTATGACTGA